One window from the genome of Sesamum indicum cultivar Zhongzhi No. 13 linkage group LG15, S_indicum_v1.0, whole genome shotgun sequence encodes:
- the LOC105177859 gene encoding malate dehydrogenase, glyoxysomal, producing the protein MQDGADIHQRIARISAHLNPPADRFRVEGSSSVWRADCRAKGGSPGFKVAILGAAGGIGQPLAMLMKMNPLVSVLHLYDVVNTPGVTADISHMDTGAVVRGFLGQNQLEDALTGMDLVIIPAGVPRKPGMTRDDLFNINAGIVRTLCEGIAKCCPKAIVNLISNPVNSTVPIAAEVFKKAGTYDPRRLLGVTMLDVVRANTFVAEVLGLDPREVDVPVVGGHAGVTILPLLSQVKPACSFTQEETEYLTSRIQNGGTEVVEAKAGAGSATLSMAYAAVKFADACLRGLRGDAGVVECAFVSSQVTELPFFASRVRLGRNGVEEIYPLGPLNEYERVGLEKAKKELAGSIEKGVSFVRK; encoded by the exons ATGCAGGACGGCGCGGATATTCATCAACGTATTGCCAGAATTTCAGCGCACCTCAATCCTCCCGCTGATCGTTTCCGG GTGGAGGGGAGTTCGAGCGTATGGCGTGCGGATTGCCGGGCAAAAGGAGGGTCACCGGGCTTCAAAGTGGCAATATTGGGGGCAGCTGGCGGGATAGGCCAGCCGTTAGCAATGCTAATGAAGATGAACCCATTGGTTTCGGTGCTTCATCTTTATGATGTAGTCAACACCCCAGGCGTCACCGCAGATATCAGTCATATGGACACTGGTGCTGTG GTTCGTGGTTTTCTCGGGCAAAATCAGTTGGAGGATGCGCTTACTGGCATGGACCTTGTAATCATTCCTGCCGGTGTTCCGAGGAAACCTGGAATGACGAGGGATGATCTTTTCAACATTAATGCAGGAATAGTTAGGACTCTTTGTGAAGGAATTGCTAAGTGCTGTCCTAAAGCCATTGTTAACTTAATCAGTAATCCAGTGAACTCTACAGTTCCAATTGCAGCTGAGGTCTTCAAGAAGGCTGGGACCTATGATCCAAGACGACTTCTAGGTGTCACAATGCTTGATGTAGTCAGAGCTAATACATTTGTG GCTGAAGTCTTGGGGCTAGATCCACGGGAAGTTGATGTTCCAGTTGTAGGAGGTCATGCTGGTGTGACAATTTTACCTCTTCTCTCCCAG GTTAAACCTGCATGCTCTTTCACCCAAGAAGAGACTGAGTACCTGACATCTCGCATCCAGAATGGTGGGACTGAAGTTGTTGAG GCCAAAGCAGGTGCAGGTTCTGCAACTCTTTCTATG GCATACGCAGCTGTGAAATTTGCTGATGCTTGCTTGAGAGGATTGAGGGGAGATGCTGGTGTTGTCGAATGTGCATTCGTGTCTTCTCAG GTAACTGAACTTCCGTTCTTTGCTTCAAGAGTGCGCCTTGGGCGCAATGGAGTCGAGGAGATCTACCCACTCGGTCCACTAAATGAATACGAAAG GGTTGGTTTGGAGAAGGCAAAGAAAGAGTTGGCGGGAAGCATTGAAAAGGGTGTTTCGTTTGTGAGGAAATGA